The genomic window TTTATCCTCTACAACAAATACATCACGTAAGAGCAGCGTTGCTTCGCTTGCAACAAGCATACAAGGGGTTGTGGGGTTGGGGTTGAGTGTTTAGAGCGTGTCTAAACCCCGTGAGGTCTTGCTGAGCTGGAAGAACTGGGTTCTGTCCAGAGCTCTGCTCCTTTGGAATTCCAGTTCCCACAGAGGTGAGGATAGAGCTGGTTCGACTGACCAAGTGCTGGTGTAAAGGTGTGAGGCAGGAACCCACAAACACCACTCACCACTTGGCAGGAGGTTTGTAAAAGTTCCTTTTGAAACCAGGCTCATCTTGTGTTCCTCTGTCCCTCTGCTCGAGGATACTCCTGTCAGCAGGAGGGAGGTTTTGTCGATGCTTCCTGCTGGTTTTATCACCCTAGAATAGCTAGATTGACCTTGATTGTCTCTAGGTTGGCCATGACATCATATGGATTGGCAAGGATCCATGATCAAGGATCTCTGTATCAGATATCCACCTGGAAAGGAGATAGGCTGGTTGGTGGTTTCTCCAATGAACCAGCTTCAGAGAAACCTGCTTTTACACTTGAATTACTACAGCCCCATACAGCAGGCTGCGAGTTCCCCCTTCAGGCGCAGGGACCAGGTGTAGATTTAGTTTTACATCTCAGAATATAATCCCCCCTCAACCATACACATGTACACCCAAACCCTTCTCAGGACGGAGGTAAGAAAGAGTTCTGGGTCCAAAGAACTTAATCCCAAGCAACTGATGAGGTTCTTGGCTACTGAGCACCCTTGTAGAAAGCCCCAGATCATATATAAACCCAGCCAACACCCTCCTTGGTGTTTCAGCTGCCAGGTCTCCAGCTGTAGGGTCTACATTCCACGTAGACaagtgcagagctgcagattCTTGCTGTCATCTCCAGAGCTGCCCAGAAACGAGCCATCTTGGGTCTGAAACCCCACTGCTGCGTCTGCCAAGCCGGAGCGTGCACTGGGGTGACGTGGTGTCAGGTCTGGATCGTGTCTGAGCAGCAGGAGTACGAGCAGAGCAAATGTGCCTCTGTAACCTGTGCCTCTTGGGGTCTAAAAGGCTGAAAAGTGGGATCCTCAGAAAGTATCCCAATGGCACAGGGTGTCCTGTTCGTGTAGGTTTGTTGGCCAAAAGCCCGTCCTCCTTCCACTCAGCGCGCTCTGGTGCGGTCTCTGCTGTGCCCACGCTACCCACTTATCCAGAATGtggcttttctctctccctacCCCCGTGGGCAGCATTCCTGCTCCTTAAatccaatgcatttttctctgcttagcTTTTCTTCCCGCCTTGCACTTCCTGAGCTTTTATGGGCATCGTAGGGAGGCtgcacagggagctggggagTGTAAAGCCCTTGGGAAGGTTTCCAGGCTGGTTACGTAGCCGTGGCTGAAGGAGAAACTCTTTTAACTAAACAAGTGAACTAAAAGCACCTTCTCTGGTTCATTATAACACTGATAGGTGCTGGGGTGTTCTTCTCTCCAGCAGCTTTCCAATGCTCATGGCATTGACTGCTGGGCTGccaggaaggggaaaaacctTCCCTTGGTGTGATATCTCCAGTGATGATGCTCCCCTGGCTTCTCCAAAGACAGGAACTTAATGTCATCATCCCATTTCTTTCAATGAAGATGTGAAGCTGTAGCTGAGGTGATGTAGGGGTTTCTAGATGTCCTTCTCCAAGGGGAATGATCCAGAAGGCAAAAGCGGGGTGCTGGTACTTGGAGTCTCTCACAAGACTTGCTCTGCTCTCCCCCTTTCTAGAAATGGGCCCTGAATTCCTCCCCCAGGGCTTCACCCCACGTGTGCAGTCAGTGCTGTGTTGTCCTTCCTCAgagcccagctgcctgctggagtGTCTGGCCTCATGCAGGTGCTTCCCACATCAGGCTGTGCCTTTGGGAAGGGGAGGACTCCAGCTCTGGGAAGAACATGAGAGCCTCTTGGCTTGGTGTGTTTGGTGGGAGTGAGTGCATCATGGTCTGGGTGGCTTTAGGAAGCTGGATCTCTCTTTATTTCCCTATACAGCTCTCCCCAAGGCCTGAATTACACGATCTGTGTTGCAGCACCTGGAGAACCATTGTTTTTAAGACAATCTTGTCTAGACATGGAGTAATCTCCAGATGAATCCTCACTGATGTTCCCACTGAGGCAGCCAGTTCCCTGCTTGgcctccagcctcctgctcgATCCTGCGTGGGTCATTTTGGCTGCACAGCACCTCTTTCTCATGCAGAAATGAAGCTTATTGCCCAGCCCTCATGGGAGGCAGGAAGGCAGCACAGCCatctgctctcatgagacctgAGTTggagttctggtgtccccaacataaggacatggagctgttggagcaagtgcagaggaggccacaaggatgatcaggggctggagcagctcccatatggagccaggctgagaacactggggctgttcagcctggagaagagaagctgcgtggagacctcagagcagcttccagggtctgaaggggctacaaggatgctggagagggaccttcatcagggactggagcgataggacaaggggtgatgggttcaaagtgaaacaggggaagttcaggttggagataaggcagaagttgttccctgtgagggtgctgaggcgctggcacagggtgcccagagaagctgtggctgccccatccctggcagtgttcaaggccaggttggacacaggggcttggagcaacctgctctagtggaaggtgtccctgcccgtggcaggggttggagctggatgagctttaagctcccttcaacccaaaccattccatgattctatctCTTAAGACTAACCAGACTGGACTTTTAACACGTGTCTTGTAAGACATCTGCTTGCTTGTCTTCTTGAACAGCTTCTGGCTGGATCTGGGTGGATGTTTTCCTTACATCCCCACCAGGCACACTAGGTTTGGTTTTGCTAGAGCCAAGTGAGAAGGAAACAAGACAGACGTGCATATTCTGTGGTGTTTGGGCTCCTGGTTTGCTGCATGACTGTGAGCTGCCAGGGTTGGAGCtgggggtttttgtggggtGTCCCAAGGCACTCGAGGGACGTGGTTTGGCGCGTGTGCCACAGCTCTGTGTATAAATAGCCCTTGATGTGACTGCTCGGTGCCaaacagctgctgcttgggGTGGACtcgggagcaggaggaggtttGAACAAGCCCAAAACTCCTGGTTCCAGTGTTGCCAAGCCTCAGCTGGGGTGTCAATAGGAAACACGAACAGttcctgcccttcctctgcctccatccccagcctgcCACTGCCTGGGCTTGCCCCAGAGATTTCCTCTGGCAGCCTTGAgtcccttctcctcctgctgcccgcTTTTCCCCCATCCTGACTTGTGAAACCCCAGCTGCCTCCGCTGGTTTTTCCATCCTCTCCAGGCCAGCATCTGCTCTTAATCCTTTTTAATTAATCCCTTCCATTTTAATCAGCTAGCTGCTGGCAATGAGCACTGCCTTGTTTTGTCTCCTCGACACAGTGACCTACTTCATGAACAACCACGAGCTGGGAACAGGGACCTCGCTGGGTGTGTTTCAGATGGAGCGAGAGCCCTTCTCTGGGGCTCCAGGCTGTGACGTGGTTGTGCTGATCCTGTGGCCTCTGGCAAGAGCATCCTCACCCTCTCCGTGGCAACCAGGAGCATTTGGGGTTGCAGAAAGtccttctttttcccagagGGCTGAGGTTTGAAGCAGCTGGCTTTATttactgcacacacacacaggcttCTCAGCGGGAGGAGTGTTCTCTCTGTCCCCTCTGAGTTCTTCCTGCTAGCTTGCTTTGTGCTGCTCCCTGGGATACAGTCTCGTCCTCACTGCCCTTATTCCTTGTGCCTGGAGAGCATCCTGCTTCAGATGCTGAAGTGGTGTAACAGAGAGCCACAGAGGAGGGCAGGGATTTTCCCTTATGGCTTTTGTGGGCACTCAGAGCAAGCACAGCTCCACTAGCAGGAGACAAGGGCTCAGCTAAGCTCACCCTGAGCACACTGTCAGCTTGTGCGCAGCTGGGGACTTGACAACAGAGAGAACTCAGGGATGCCTCAAGCCTGGGGAGCCTCACTGAGGTGAACCAGAGTGAATTGTCCCATGTTTGCAGGCTGCTTtccttgttccagtgcttgCAGGACTCTTTTTGTGCAtcttcactgcagagctgcctggatTAACCTGTTCATAGTtgcagggggtggaactggatgagctttgaggttccttccaacccagtCTATGGTTCTAGGAAGTCGTGCACAGAAGCAGATTGAAACACTGCCCTGACCTTCAGGAGTGGTGAGGACACAGAGCCAAAAGGCTCCTGAtgcaggagctggggatggTGTGAACTTGCTTTTAGCTTCCCTgcaagttttctcttttcaaggTCTGAGCTAATTTCCCCACCTCTGGCACAAACTGTTCCTTTGTACAGAAGGACCATGTGAGCACTGAGTCAGCTGAATCCTTGAGCTTGTGTGTGTGATCCCTTTGGATGCTCACAGAGGTGTAGGCAGGTGCCCAAGGACCTTCCCGAATCTCTGCCAGAGTCCTTGGTGGTTTAGACCAGCTTATTAATGTATCTgttcaaaacaaatgcatttatcCCTGAGGATCACCTCCAAAGTCCAGGTGTGAGGTGCTCCCCTGGGACTGAATGAGATCTGTGTGCATGAAGAGCTCAGGAGGCTGTTATATGATGGTTTCCTGCAGACAGGAGGTGACTGTCCTGATTATGGGGAGCACAGGGCCCAGAGAGGTGGCAGAGCAAGGGGATAGTGCTGGAGAGGAATGATCCATGACCCCAAATGCCACTTATTGTCTTGTGTTTGTCCCTTTCTGCTCTGAGATGCAGTTTCTCTCCTATTTTTACAGGCTTTTCATTGAGAAGCTGCCCCAGCACCGTGATTACAAAACTGCTGTCATACCTGAGAAGAGGGAGACAGTGAAAGTGAGTAGTAACATTGCCAAGACTTTAATGCTGCTGTTGAAAATCCTTGGGGGTTATCAACCCTATGGGGTTTTCGTGGCCCTGGGATGAGTGAGCCACACAAACACTGGGaagcagtatctgaagggggctacaaggatgctggagaggggctcttcatcagggactggagtgataggacaaggggtgatgggttcaaactgaaacaggggaagttcaggttggagataaggcagaagttgttccctgtgagggtgctgaggcgctggcacagggtgcccagagaagctgtggctgccccatccctggcagtgttcaaggccaggttggacacaggggcttggagcaacctgctctagtggaaggtgtccctgcccgtggcagggggttggagctgaatgatcttaaggtcctttccaacccaaactattccatgattctatgattctgggCTGGCTGTGGTTGTCCATTTACTTTCTGCTGAGCATTGGGATGTCTTTTCATCCCTATTAAACTCCTTGCATCTTAAAGCCCACGTGGCTTTTCCATCCATGGTGGCTGGCTGCTCAGCGTGGTGGTCCTCAAGGGATTTGCCATAGGATTCTTGGACACAAGAAGCTACTGCTCCTCTCCTCAACACTGACCAGAAGAGCCAAGGACATTGCTGCCTAAGCTCTTGTTCAGTGTTGTTGGCATTGCTGTTTGTGTCACCCAGCTACAACCTGTCTGCAAGCCTGTCCACGCATGGTGATGGAGCTGCTCAGCCTTGTGGATGGTTTATAACCTCTGGGTGCTGCTTGTCCATCGATTGTTGCATCTCTTCAGGTCCTGTTTTCCTTGCCTTGGGTCTATCACCTTCTCCTGACTGTGTTTCCTCCcttcagaaactgaaagaagTAGCCTTTCCCCGAGCTGAAGAGCTCAAGAAGGAGCTATTAAAGAGGTACGCCAAGGACTATGCTAAGTACAAGGAGCAGAAGGTGAGTGACAGGAGACTGGAGGCCTGTGCTTCCCAGAAGACCCTCAGCCACAAAGGGTTTGGAACACAGCAGGTCTCCAGGGCTCCCTGGGTGTTCTGGAATGTGGTGTCTGGGTAATCCCAGCCTGCAGGGTCCAACCTCACCACTGCAGCACAGGGTGATcatgtctctgctgctgttatGTGAGTGAACCTGACATAGGGCCCTCTGCATCCCTCTTGTGCATCCTGGAGGCAGTGTGAGCTGGGgctgttggttggttggggtttttccttccctaaacAACATGAGGTTTAGGTCTTATGATCCAGAAACAAGGATCTAGGGTTGTGTGGGCAAAGTAGAAAACTCTGCAGTCAGTTTTGCTGCGGACAAGTGCAGTTTTAGGGATAGGATAGAGGGGAATCAACCTGGAATTACATTCCTATGGAAGAAGGAGGGTAAGACAGCAGTTTTACTGCCCTGGTTGAGCTGGCTCTCCTGATGGAAATGTGGATCTCTGTGTTATAAGCTGAAGCTTCCTTGCAGGGAGTGCTGTTTGCTGCTTACCTTTTGAAACCCCTTTGGAAGTGGTCAGGGATTGCTGAGGGTCTGCAGCGTGGAGGCTCCGTGTTCTCCTGCCTGCTGATGTCCCTCGGTGTGTTTCTCCTtgcagaaagaggaggaagaggcattTGCACGCAACttggctttgcagcagcagctggaagaggagaggaatCGGGTGGCTCtcatgaagcagcagcaggcagagcaagaGCAGTTCCATGTCTTTGAGGAGATGATCCGACgacaggagctggagaaggagcgTCTGAGGATAGTGCAGGAATTCGGACAGCCAGAACCGAGTCCCGTGTCTTTGGATGGGCCCCTCATTCCTGGCGTGGAAAAGCCCCCAACTGATTTAATCCCAAAGGTTCCCTTGTCTTCAGTTCATCCTGCAAGTCCATCAGCAGGGACTGTCTCATCCAAACCTCCTGTTGTGGACAGATCTTTGAAACCCAGTGCTTtgggaagcacagaaaacagttaGTACCCCTCAGTGCACCCTTCTCTCTTGCTGGGCTGAGCCAAACATGCCAAGGAGCTGATTTATTGGGAGGCTCTTGGAAGTATCTGATTGTGACTCCATCCCATCTGGGGGTTTGGCTTTCCAAGTCACTGGATGTTGTCCCTGTTGTCCTGTAAAGGTTTGTAGGGCTGAGGAGAACTGTTTCCTCTTGGGAATGGCCCCCACCATGCTTCTCCAGCCCAATCTCTTTGCTGATCTGGAGGCTACAGCCTGTTTGGCTTTCCTAGATCCGAATTGGAGATTGGGGTTGAGTTCTTGGCTAAGGCTGACTGAATCCTCCTCCTCACCAAATCCTCTTGGGCTAAGTATGGCTCCAAAATACCGATTCAGACATTTCTAAATGACCAGTTCTTGACCAGTGACACATCTTACTTTAAATGGCATTCTGTAAGTGGGGGGGAGGTCATTTTTATTAACAACAAACTGGGGGTTTAACACATTGCTAAAGGtgattctctctctctgttcctTCACGCTGTTTTGAAAGAGGTAGTGACTGTCCTTTGTGAAGCATCTCAGTGACTCCAGTGTCTGTGGCTGCCGTTGTGAGGGTCACCATTAGAGCAGTTAATGTTTttaggatgatttttttttcagcctaatCCCTTCAGGTACTGACCTAAAggcccatttttttttccagtgtccCTGATTGTCTTTGTGCTCCCATTCTCCCCACAGATGCAGGTATAAGTGTCCTTCGCCAGGTCATTGTCCCTAGGGAGCTCTGTCAGAAATTCCTCCAGCTGGCTGATGCCAACACGATCCGGGGTGTGGAGACGTGTGGGATCCTCTGTGGTAAGCTGGTAAGGTGATAATCCTGATTAAGACCCTTCAAGTGGCACAGGGACCTTTTGTCAAGGTGCTATAGCTTTGAAAACGGCTGGAGGACCCTGATTCTTGCCACAGAAGGCTCTAAAGCAGTTTGTCTGATGACTGGGCTTCCATGTGAGCATTAGGgatagaatcatacaatggtttgggttggaaaagatgaaagagaTCTACTTGGGGCATGATCATCTAGTtagttggaactgggtgatctcaagatcctttccaaaccaaaccattctatgattctagttccaaccccctgtcacgggcaggggcacctcccactagaccatgtcacccaacactggccttgaacactgccagggatggggcagccacagcttctctgggcaccctgtgccagcgcctcagcaccctcacagggaacaacttctgccttatctccaacctgaacttcccctgtttcagtttgaacccatcaccccttgtcctatcactccagtccctgatgaaggtccctctccagcatccttgtagcccccttcagaccctggaagctgctctgaggtcttcacgcagcttctcttctccaggctcaacagccccaatgttctcagcctgtctccatacgggagctgctccagcccctgagcatcctcgtggcctcctctggacttgctccaacagctccatgtccttctgatgctggggacaccagaaccacacacagtgctgcaagtggggtgtcatgagagcagagaagagggggCAGagctcctttgacctgctggtcatgctaGAGGAtgattttcctctccttttcctcccttttacATTAGGATTTGCTCACACCGAGTGAGGTGCCAGCTGCCAAGTCCCATGGGCATTCactttcctctctcctgcctcAAGCACTCCCATGTTGCCAGTGACAGCAGCTCTGGTGACCTGTCCTTTTGGTACCAGCAGGACTGAGGTGTCCCAGCTGTGAACAAGGACCCTCACCAAGACCAGGCTGTGCAAACACTGTTTGGAGACAGTTAATTCTCCTCCAAAGAGTGTTTGTGTGCCCAGGTTTCTATTGGCAGCTCCAGCCTGTCTCCCTGAGTCGCCTGCTTGCAGAAGTGTGCTTTGAGATGAAGTTGTTTGATGGAGCAACTTTCTGCAATGCAGCTGCTTCCAACCTCTTGATGATTGTTTAATTATGAGGCATCATCTCCTGGGGAGTGGAGAGATTCACTCAGTGGGTGTCCAGGACTTCTCTGAGCTCTTGTGGGTGCTCTGCACAGCAGGGGAAATTAAATAGCAAGCCATGTGTCATGCTCAGACTCAGAAAATCCTGTGACTCCTTTGTCAGTTACTTGCAGTTACCATTTCTATGAGCCATAAATGGGTGGTGGATGCATCCATGGGCTTGTTTCCAGACCTGCTGTTCCCCTGGCCAGGCCCCTGCGTGCTGAGTGCAGAAGTACCATGTTCCAAAGCTTAGGAGATTACCTTTGTTTCCTGTTTGGGGGTGTCTGGTGGGTAAcagcctccctgtgctgccttGCAGATGAGGAACGAGTTCACCATAACCCACGTCATCGTTCCCAAGCAGCACGGGG from Strigops habroptila isolate Jane chromosome 21, bStrHab1.2.pri, whole genome shotgun sequence includes these protein-coding regions:
- the STAMBP gene encoding STAM-binding protein isoform X1; translation: MCGVMPDHADTSLPPEERVRRLIQVGSAVEVNEDIPPRRYYRSGVEILRMATIYSEEGNMEHAFILYNKYITLFIEKLPQHRDYKTAVIPEKRETVKKLKEVAFPRAEELKKELLKRYAKDYAKYKEQKKEEEEAFARNLALQQQLEEERNRVALMKQQQAEQEQFHVFEEMIRRQELEKERLRIVQEFGQPEPSPVSLDGPLIPGVEKPPTDLIPKVPLSSVHPASPSAGTVSSKPPVVDRSLKPSALGSTENNAGISVLRQVIVPRELCQKFLQLADANTIRGVETCGILCGKLTHPTQTAFLSSVDLHTHCSYQMMLPESIAIVCSPKYQETGFFKLTEHGLDEISSCRQKGFHPHSKDPPLFTTCNHVSVVERDVVLMDLR
- the STAMBP gene encoding STAM-binding protein isoform X2, coding for MCGVMPDHADTSLPPEERVRRLIQVGSAVEVNEDIPPRRYYRSGVEILRMATIYSEEGNMEHAFILYNKYITLFIEKLPQHRDYKTAVIPEKRETVKKLKEVAFPRAEELKKELLKRYAKDYAKYKEQKKEEEEAFARNLALQQQLEEERNRVALMKQQQAEQEQFHVFEEMIRRQELEKERLRIVQEFGQPEPSPVSLDGPLIPGVEKPPTDLIPKVPLSSVHPASPSAGTVSSKPPVVDRSLKPSALGSTENNAGISVLRQVIVPRELCQKFLQLADANTIRGVETCGILCGKLMRNEFTITHVIVPKQHGGPDYCNTENEEELFMIQDQHSLVTLGWIHTHPTQTAFLSSVDLHTHCSYQMMLPESIAIVCSPKYQETGFFKLTEHGLDEISSCRQKGFHPHSKDPPLFTTCNHVSVVERDVVLMDLR